A segment of the Butyrivibrio fibrisolvens genome:
TGCATAACTTACCATAAGTACAAAACATGTCTGACCAAGTGCGATAAAGAATGCAATGATAAATGTGTTTCCAAACCATCTTACAAAGTTAGAATCTGCTGAGAACAGCCAGCTGTAGCTAGCAAGAGAGAATGTCTTGGGAACAAGATAATCTACCATTCCTCCGCCACCTTCAGAGGGAGCTCGGAAACTCTGCAATACGATACAAACGAATGGAAACAGCCAGATAATACTAAGTATTACTAAAAGTATGTATGCTATAGCATTACCTAAAGCGGTGTGTTGTTTATGTAATTTCTGCTCAGCCATTACTGGAATCCCTCCTCATCTTTAATTGAAGGCAGTCTGTTGTATGCGATAAGAGATGTAACCGCAACAACAATGAATGTAAGAATACCTACGCAGGCTGCTAACCTATAGTTAGTACTGTTAAGAATAAGCTTGTACAGCCATGTTACAAGAAGGTCGGTATAACCTGATCCTCCATACAACTTAAGAGATGTAGGTCCACCTCCTGAAAGGAGATAAATAACATTAAAGTTATTAAGGTTTCCTGTAAATGATGTAAGAAGATATGGTCCTGTTACAAAGAGCATGTATGGCATTGTGATCTTTTTAAACATCTGCCATCTGCTTGCTCCATCAATTCTTGCACTTTCATAAAGGTCAGCAGGAATGTTCATAAGAAGACCAGTTGCCATAAGCATTACATAGGGAACACCAATCCACAGGTTAAGTACTACAATAAGCACTCTTGCTGTCATAGGATGTGCCCAGAAATTATAGGAACGTTCAAAAATTCCCCATTTGATAAAATAAGTATTGATAAGACCATCCGCAGCAAACATCTTAGATACATACAAAAGTGATATAAACTGTGGAATTGCTATAGTCATTACGAAAATAGTACGCCAGAGCTTCTTGAACTTAATGCCCTTTTTGTTGATAAGAAGAGCAAGTGCGATTCCTCCAAAATATGTGGAGAAGGTTGCAAAGAATGCCCAAACAAGTGTCCAGATAAGGATTGTGGTAAAGGTAGATCCCATACCGTTTCCACCGAACTGGAAGAGCTGCTTGAAGTTTTCAAGTCCAACCCATGTAAAAAGCTTACTTGGAGCCTGATGATTAGCATCGTAATTAGTAAACGCAACACATATCATGAATATGATCGGTACAACCATGAATATAAGAACGCCGAGTACCGGTAATGCAAGCAGTGTTGCATGAAATTTCTGATCCAAAAGTGATTTTAAATCCTGAGTTGTTGTAGGAAGACTACCACCTTTTTTGATAATCTCCTGCTCATTCTGATTTTCCTGGATATTAAGTCTCCAGAAGGTTACAAACAAAACGCAAAGTACTGCAGTCAAAACGCCATACAAAAGTATAAGGAACGAATTATCTCCATATGTTGTAAGGAAGGTATTCGGATCCATATGTGTTTCTTCAGTACCAAGTGTAGATAACTTTGAAAGGTTTGAAATACCTTCGGTTGCCATATAAAAAATAAAGGCCACCTGAATAAGAAGGTATGCAAGACCTCTTGCAAATGATTTCCTCATAAGTGGACCAAAGCCCATTATAAGAAATGAAACTCTTGTTTTCCAATCTCCCTCTTTAAAAGTAACACCTATATTCTTTATGTTTCCTGCGATAATTCCAAGCACATTATTACTGTTCTTTTTCATAGAAGCACTCCCGCAAAAACAGGGGAGAGGAAAAGCCTCTCCCCTGAATAATTAACCTGTTAATTTCACAATTATCCAGAAGTATTACTGAATAAGTGATGCGCATGTATCATCGTGTGTCTTAAGCTCTGCCATGAAATCTTCATCTGAAGAATCTACTGTAAGAGTTCCGTTCTCAACGTCTGCGCCAAGAGCACCTGCAAGATCCCACCATTCGCCAGGATACTGACCCTGAGGAATCATGTAAGGCATCTGTTCCTGAAGAGCTGCAAGAGCTACGTTAGCCTTAACTGCGCTGTCTCCCTGTGCTGTAAGGTTTGAAGGGCCCCAACCCTGAGCATTGAATCTCTCAAGCTGAGCATCTGTATCTGTAAGCATCTTAGCAATTTCATAGCACATAGCGAGCTTGCCGCCTTCTGTCTGAGGCTTAACACCAAGGAGCTTGTTTCCTGAGAAACCACTCATGTGGTAAGTCTTACCATCAACACCTTCGAATGAAGGAAGTGCTGCACATGCATAGTTGTCACCAAGCATATCTTCAAGAGCTGCGCTATCCCATGTACCATCGATGATAGCACCAACGTTTGTAGCTTCACCAGCTGAAGAACCATCAACGAATGCCTTAGAAGAAGCAACCTCTGCCATCTCCTTGATAGCTACAAGACCTGCATCAGAAGCATAGTCTGCTGTAACACCTGTGAAGTTACCATCTGCATCTGTTTCGAATGCACATGTGCAACCTGTGCCGAAGAAGAATGAAGCGTTGTACCAAGCTGAATCAACGTCACAGTAGAATCCCTTACCTGCAGCTTCGCAATCAGCGATGATCTGCTCAAGTGATGTAGGATCTGTAACTACTGTACTATCATAATAAAGGAAATATCCGTTATCAGATGTCATAGGGAATGCATAAAGTGTATCGCCTGATGTAGCTGCTCCGATAGCACCTGCATCATTGCTTGATGTAACCCATGATGACATATTGTCGTTAAGAGGCTGAAGAGCACCAGCAGCTACAAGACGTGTAAGCTGATCCTGTGCAAATCCGTAAATATCAGCGCCGCCTGAAACGTCTGTGATCATGTTAGATGCTGCATCGCCTTCACCAACAGCTTCAACTGTGATGTTGCCTGCATATCCTGAATATGCATCGTTAGAAGCGATGAAATCATCAACAAGCTTCTGAGTAAGGTCTACAACGTTCTCAGCAACCCAGATTGTGATCTCGCCTGAACCATAATCGATTGCAGGAGCATCCTGAGCTGTATCAGTTGTATCACCTGATTCTGTTGTATCACCTGATTCTGTCTTATCAGTAGCGTCTGTGTTTTCTGTTTTCTGTGAATTGTCAGTTGTGTTTTCAGATCCGTTGTCGCCACAACCAGCGAGCATAGAAGCAACAAGTGCCTGAGTAAGTAAAACTGTTAAAACTTTCTTTTTCATGTTTCCCTCTCCTTTTTTGACTTTTTATTTAAAGTGTCAGAACACTCCAAATCCTAAAGTTCATACCCAAAACAAAGAAAAATCGAAAATTTCCGAAACTTTCGTTTGACAATTATGTTTTATCACACTTTAGGCATAATTGTCAATATTTCCAGCATCACAATTCTATATTCGTTATTTTTCACAAAGCTTCTCTTCCGCTTTTTAGCATATGTTTCAATTTTTTTCGTTTTTTTTCGCATTATCTTGTTTTTGCTCTTTGTTAACCTTATAATAAATGAAGATATATTAAGAATGATTAGTGCATTTTCGAATTATATTCGGAATTTTAATCACGATGATAAAATCACGAAAATAATACGAATATGTTCTATATGAAAGGATCACATGGCTACCATAAAAGATATTGCCAATAAGCTTGGCATTTCCGTCAGTACCGTATCAAAAGGATTGAACGGTGCCAAAGACATCAGTGCCGCACTCAGGCAGGAAGTTTTAGAAACTGCAGTTGAGATGGGCTATACCGGGCGAAAAACTCAGAGAAGGAGTCAGAAAAGGCTGTGCATCTTTATTGAAAACATGGATTATGAATCCACCAGTCAGTTCGGTTACGATATAGTTCTTGGATTCAGACAGGCAGCATATAAAGAGCAGTGTGAAGTTGTCATCCAACCTGTAAGCCATGAATTTCAGGTTAACGAAAAATATGATACATACATGCTTGGAAACGGATTTTCCGGAGCATTTCTTCTCGGATTTTCTTTGGAAGATCCCTGGATGGAACAGCTGAAGACTACGTCATTTTGCACAGTTCTTCTTGATAACTTTATAGAAAAAAATCCTAACGTTGGATATATATGAACTGATTCAGAAGAAGGAATCGCTCTCGCTATTGAGCATCTGACTAAACTCGGTCATGAAAAGATCGCCTTTCTTGATGGTTCAAGAGGCTCTATGGTTTCAGATCTTCGAATGATTGCATATCTCGACAGCATGACAAGACACAGACTTCCTGTTGATCCCAACCTTGCTGTATACGGATATTTCGTAGCAGAGGCAGCCCACTATCACGTGCCTACATTCCTTGATCTTGGAGCGACTGCTATACTGTGCGGTAACGACCTCATTGCTTCAGGTGTTATAGATGAATGTACACGAAGAGGATATAAGGTTCCGGAAGATATCAGTGTTATTGGTTTTGATGACCTTCCTATTGCAGAGCACCTCAATCCTCCGCTTACTACTGTAAAGCAGGACAGACTCGAACTTGGTAAATGCGGATTCTACATATTAAGAGCGATGACAGAACACATTTCTCTGTCCAAGAATCTGCTCAGACCATCACTTTCTGTCAGATCTTCTACAGCTATCGCAAAGCCAAGACTTGCAAAGCGACATAGTTCAGAAAAAGATTCTGTTCTCAATGTAAACCCTGAGCTGTTTTCACAGTATCAGCAGCACAGAACTATAAGATAATAAATTACAGCCTACATTGGTTACAAAAAACTGTAACTATGTAGGCTTGTTTTATATTTCATTTTTTCTTGTAGCCACATTTGTCGCCACATTTAATAGTAAATTTTAGTGTTTTTGAGTGATTTTTAGTTGAGCTTGGGAATTGGTTTTCAGATCTTAAAACAACAAAAAAAGCTTGAAAACAAACTGTTTTCAAGCTCTTAATGACTAGCAGGGGAAGAGAGATTCGAACTCCCATGAACGGTTTTGGAGACCGTGATACTAGCCATTGTATGATTCCCCTTTATCTCGTCTCTGGCTTTCCGCCGTCAACGAAATAAATTATATCAAAGCGTTTTTATGTATGCAAGCGTTTTTTGCAGCTTTTTTCAAAGAATCGTTATTGCGTATTCTGTATATCTCTATTCTGATTATCTTCTTCCGTAATACCTTCTTCCTGAATGCCTTCATTCAGAATACTTTTATTCAAAATTCCTTCATTCAGATTCCCTTCATCTGGATCTCTTTCATTCAGATTTTCTTCATTCAGATTTTCTTCCTTCAGATTTTCTTCCTCCAGATTTTCTTCCTCCAGATTTTCTTCATTCAGATTTCCTTCATTCAAAATATCCTCATCGCATCCTGAAGTGAGCTAACGCCTATGATATCAAGTCCCTTAGTATCTTTCAGCTTACTCTCATATGCCTTAGGAAGGATTATTGTTTTAAAGCCAAGTTTCTTAGCTTCCATTACCCTTTGCTCTGTCATACTTACGCTTCTTACTTCACCAGAAAGACCAACTTCA
Coding sequences within it:
- a CDS encoding carbohydrate ABC transporter permease, which translates into the protein MKKNSNNVLGIIAGNIKNIGVTFKEGDWKTRVSFLIMGFGPLMRKSFARGLAYLLIQVAFIFYMATEGISNLSKLSTLGTEETHMDPNTFLTTYGDNSFLILLYGVLTAVLCVLFVTFWRLNIQENQNEQEIIKKGGSLPTTTQDLKSLLDQKFHATLLALPVLGVLIFMVVPIIFMICVAFTNYDANHQAPSKLFTWVGLENFKQLFQFGGNGMGSTFTTILIWTLVWAFFATFSTYFGGIALALLINKKGIKFKKLWRTIFVMTIAIPQFISLLYVSKMFAADGLINTYFIKWGIFERSYNFWAHPMTARVLIVVLNLWIGVPYVMLMATGLLMNIPADLYESARIDGASRWQMFKKITMPYMLFVTGPYLLTSFTGNLNNFNVIYLLSGGGPTSLKLYGGSGYTDLLVTWLYKLILNSTNYRLAACVGILTFIVVAVTSLIAYNRLPSIKDEEGFQ
- a CDS encoding extracellular solute-binding protein, yielding MKKKVLTVLLTQALVASMLAGCGDNGSENTTDNSQKTENTDATDKTESGDTTESGDTTDTAQDAPAIDYGSGEITIWVAENVVDLTQKLVDDFIASNDAYSGYAGNITVEAVGEGDAASNMITDVSGGADIYGFAQDQLTRLVAAGALQPLNDNMSSWVTSSNDAGAIGAATSGDTLYAFPMTSDNGYFLYYDSTVVTDPTSLEQIIADCEAAGKGFYCDVDSAWYNASFFFGTGCTCAFETDADGNFTGVTADYASDAGLVAIKEMAEVASSKAFVDGSSAGEATNVGAIIDGTWDSAALEDMLGDNYACAALPSFEGVDGKTYHMSGFSGNKLLGVKPQTEGGKLAMCYEIAKMLTDTDAQLERFNAQGWGPSNLTAQGDSAVKANVALAALQEQMPYMIPQGQYPGEWWDLAGALGADVENGTLTVDSSDEDFMAELKTHDDTCASLIQ
- a CDS encoding LacI family DNA-binding transcriptional regulator, producing the protein MATIKDIANKLGISVSTVSKGLNGAKDISAALRQEVLETAVEMGYTGRKTQRRSQKRLCIFIENMDYESTSQFGYDIVLGFRQAAYKEQCEVVIQPVSHEFQVNEKYDTYMLGNGFSGAFLLGFSLEDPWMEQLKTTSFCTVLLDNFIEKNPNVGYI
- a CDS encoding substrate-binding domain-containing protein, which produces MTKLGHEKIAFLDGSRGSMVSDLRMIAYLDSMTRHRLPVDPNLAVYGYFVAEAAHYHVPTFLDLGATAILCGNDLIASGVIDECTRRGYKVPEDISVIGFDDLPIAEHLNPPLTTVKQDRLELGKCGFYILRAMTEHISLSKNLLRPSLSVRSSTAIAKPRLAKRHSSEKDSVLNVNPELFSQYQQHRTIR